A window of Cohnella herbarum contains these coding sequences:
- a CDS encoding RNA polymerase sigma factor: MSDEMTDLELIERITRKDSQALQLIYERYERPIYTFAFRIVKDAMLAEEVVQELFLRIWNAAEKYDGDQGKLSSWMFTLTRNIAIDGLRRRQIRTSKQVVKTEQLNQTPDSATDTAIAVETKVIGEQVRQAMRKLSPDQHQVVELIYFGGYTQQEVSVSCDIPLGTVKSRVRLAMKALKSELENIGEEGHGYET, translated from the coding sequence ATGTCGGATGAGATGACGGATTTAGAATTAATAGAGCGCATTACCCGTAAAGATTCCCAGGCATTGCAGCTTATATATGAAAGATATGAACGTCCCATTTATACTTTTGCTTTCCGTATCGTTAAAGATGCGATGCTAGCGGAAGAAGTCGTACAGGAACTGTTCCTGCGAATATGGAACGCAGCAGAGAAGTATGACGGAGATCAGGGCAAGCTATCCAGTTGGATGTTTACGTTAACTAGAAATATTGCCATTGACGGTCTTCGGAGAAGGCAAATCCGAACATCAAAGCAAGTTGTCAAGACGGAGCAATTAAATCAAACCCCGGATTCTGCAACAGATACTGCTATAGCGGTGGAAACAAAAGTGATCGGGGAACAGGTTCGGCAGGCAATGCGAAAGCTTAGCCCGGATCAGCACCAAGTTGTGGAACTCATCTATTTTGGCGGATATACTCAGCAGGAAGTATCAGTGAGTTGCGATATTCCGCTCGGAACGGTTAAGAGCAGGGTAAGGCTCGCTATGAAAGCTCTGAAGTCGGAACTTGAAAATATAGGAGAGGAGGGGCATGGTTATGAAACATGA